From the Sebastes fasciatus isolate fSebFas1 chromosome 3, fSebFas1.pri, whole genome shotgun sequence genome, one window contains:
- the ten1 gene encoding CST complex subunit TEN1, with amino-acid sequence MLPAAAVFHFPWEVNSGAVQEGESVRVFGRLVCYQPEESRATLSAQHASKEHHVAVHTLFVEPFNPIIGAQYIVLGEIENAEGVGAMVRARVLNCVDGVNVALLQKAIDEQRSFFREREHKQGDAAQPAS; translated from the exons ATGCTTCCAGCAGCTGCAGTTTTTCATTTCCCCTGGGAAGTAAACTCTGGAGCGGTGCAGGAAGGAGAATCAGTGAGAGTATTTGGCAG ACTTGTCTGCTATCAGCCTGAAGAGTCCAGGGCCACACTGTCTGCTCAGCATGCTTCAAAAGAGCACCACGTGGCTGTCCACACCTTGTTTGTGGAGCCTTTTAACCCAATAATTGGGGCCCAGTACATAGTTCTGGGTGAGATTGAAAATGCCGAGG GGGTTGGTGCGATGGTCCGTGCCCGTGTGCTGAACTGCGTCGATGGTGTAAACGTTGCCCTTCTACAGAAAGCCATCGATGAGCAAAGGAGCTTCTTCAGGGAGAGGGAGCACAAACAGGGTGATGCTGCACAACCTGCATCCTGA
- the acox1 gene encoding peroxisomal acyl-coenzyme A oxidase 1 isoform X2: MNPDIMKERQNASFNVEKLTNILDGGPEKTRRRREIESLVVSDPDFKEEDPNFLSRSERYDQAVRKSAQMILKLREYGIADPDEIYCYKNLVKGNFQEAMGLHFVMFLPTLYNQCDPQQSKKWLPLAESFQVMGTYAQTEMGHGTHLRGLETTATYDPATQEFVMNSPTISSIKWWPGGLGKTSNHAIVLAQLYTQGNCHGLHAFITQIRDMTTHVPLPGIVVGDIGPKFGFNEVDNGFLKLENVRIPRDNMLMKYAKVEPDGTYVKPPSAKLTYGTMVFIRSMIVGESSRALSKSCIIAIRYSAVRHQSEIRKGEPEPQIMDYQTQQYKLFPLLATAYAFHFVGQYMRQTYHRISGDINEGDFSQLPELHATSAGLKAFTTWAANSGIEVCRMSCGGHGYSRSSALPDIYVDFTPTCTYEGENTVMMLQTARYLVKCYRQAKAGQQLSGIVSYLNEAKHQRVQPQPVAARPTVVDINDLATLVEVYKQRAAILVELAAKSIQQELQRRKSQEDAWNNSAIDLVRASDAHCHYVVVKLFTERLGEIGDTAIHSVLSTLALLYALHGITNNSGDFLQAGLLNVPQVMQVSTRIKELLSQLRPNAVALVDAFDVHDRKLNSVLGRYDGNVYENMFEWARRSPLNATEVHESFHKYLKPLRAKL, from the exons ATGAATCCCGATATTATGAAAGAGCGGCAAAACGCCAGTTTTAACGTCGAGAAACTGACCAACATTCTGGACGGAGGCCCTGAAAAGACCAGaagaaggagagaaatag AGTCACTGGTTGTCAGCGACCCGGACTTTAAGGAGGAGGACCCAAACTTCCTGTCCCGCAGTGAGCGCTATGACCAGGCTGTTAGAAAAAGTGCCCAGATGATCCTGAAGCTCAGAGAGTATGGCATTGCAGACCCAGATGAGATCTACTGCTATAAGAA TTTGGTGAAAGGCAACTTCCAAGAGGCCATGGGGCTTCACTTTGTCATGTTCCTCCCGACCCTGTACAACCAGTGTGACCCTCAGCAGTCCAAGAAATGGTTACCTCTGGCAGAGTCCTTCCAAGTCATGGGCACATATGCCCAAACTGAGATGGGTCACG GCACACACCTCAGGGGGCTGGAGACCACAGCCACATATGACCCAGCCACGCAGGAGTTTGTCATGAACAGTCCCACAATCAGCTCCATCAAATGGTGGCCTGGAGGAC ttGGAAAGACCTCAAACCATGCCATAGTTCTGGCCCAGCTTTACACTCAAGGAAACTGCCACGGTCTGCATGCTTTCATCACACAAATCCGCGACATGACCACACACGTACCCCTGCCAG gTATTGTGGTTGGAGATATCGGCCCCAAGTTTGGCTTTAATGAAGTTGACAACGGCTTCCTGAAACTAGAGAACGTACGAATCCCACGGGATAACATGCTGATGAAATACGCCAAG GTGGAGCCAGATGGAACCTATGTGAAGCCACCAAGTGCCAAGCTGACCTACGGCACCATGGTGTTCATCCGCTCCATGATCGTAGGCGAGTCATCTCGGGCCCTCTCCAAATCCTGCATCATCGCCATCCGCTACAGTGCTGTTCGACACCAGTCTGAAATCCGCAAGGG AGAGCCAGAGCCTCAGATCATGGATTACCAGACGCAGCAGTATAAGCTGTTCCCTCTGCTGGCTACGGCCTATGCTTTCCATTTTGTCGGCCAGTATATGAGACAGACCTACCACCGCATCAGTGGAGACATCAACGAGGGGGACTTCAGTCAACTGCCTGAG CTACATGCCACGTCAGCGGGTCTGAAGGCTTTTACCACGTGGGCAGCCAACTCTGGCATCGAGGTGTGCCGCATGTCATGCGGTGGCCACGGCTACTCTCGCAGCAGCGCCTTGCCGGACATCTACGTCGACTTCACCCCTACATGCACCTACGAAGGGGAGAACACGGTCATGATGCTGCAGACTGCAAG ATACCTGGTGAAGTGCTACCGTCAGGCTAAGGCAGGACAGCAGCTGAGCGGCATTGTGTCATATCTGAATGAAGCAAAGCATCAGAGGGTCCAGCCCCAGCCCGTCGCTGCCAGACCAACCGTGGTCGACATAAACGACCTGGCTACCCTGGTGGAGGTCTACAAACAACGAGCTGCCAT tctAGTTGAGCTGGCAGCTAAGAGCATCCAGCAGGAGTTGCAGCGCAGGAAGAGCCAGGAGGACGCCTGGAACAACAGTGCTATTGACCTGGTCAGAGCCTCAGAT GCCCACTGTCACTATGTTGTCGTGAAGCTCTTTACTGAAAGGCTGGGGGAGATCGGTGACACAGCGATACACTCAGTGCTGTCGACCCTGGCTCTGCTCTACGCCCTGCATGGCATCACAAATAACTCTGGAGACTTCCTACAG GCTGGACTGCTGAATGTGCCCCAGGTGATGCAGGTTTCTACTCGTATCAAGGAGCTGCTGTCCCAACTGAGGCCCAACGCTGTTGCGCTGGTCGATGCCTTTGACGTCCACGACAGGAAGCTGAATTCGGTCCTGGGACGATATGATGGGAACGTCTACGAGAACATGTTCGAGTGGGCTCGCCGCTCACCTTTAAACGCCACAGAG GTCCATGAATCCTTCCACAAGTACCTGAAGCCCCTGCGGGCCAAACTGTGA
- the acox1 gene encoding peroxisomal acyl-coenzyme A oxidase 1 isoform X3, with product MNPDIMKERQNASFNVEKLTNILDGGPEKTRRRREIESLVVSDPDFKEEDPNFLSRSERYDQAVRKSAQMILKLREYGIADPDEIYCYKNMAKGSYHEAMGLHFVMFLPTLYNQCDPQQSKKWLPLVDSAQVLGTYAQTELGHGTHLRGLETTATYDPATQEFVMNSPTISSIKWWPGGLGKTSNHAIVLAQLYTQGNCHGLHAFITQIRDMTTHVPLPGIVVGDIGPKFGFNEVDNGFLKLENVRIPRDNMLMKYAKVEPDGTYVKPPSAKLTYGTMVFIRSMIVGESSRALSKSCIIAIRYSAVRHQSEIRKGEPEPQIMDYQTQQYKLFPLLATAYAFHFVGQYMRQTYHRISGDINEGDFSQLPELHATSAGLKAFTTWAANSGIEVCRMSCGGHGYSRSSALPDIYVDFTPTCTYEGENTVMMLQTARYLVKCYRQAKAGQQLSGIVSYLNEAKHQRVQPQPVAARPTVVDINDLATLVEVYKQRAAILVELAAKSIQQELQRRKSQEDAWNNSAIDLVRASDAHCHYVVVKLFTERLGEIGDTAIHSVLSTLALLYALHGITNNSGDFLQAGLLNVPQVMQVSTRIKELLSQLRPNAVALVDAFDVHDRKLNSVLGRYDGNVYENMFEWARRSPLNATEVHESFHKYLKPLRAKL from the exons ATGAATCCCGATATTATGAAAGAGCGGCAAAACGCCAGTTTTAACGTCGAGAAACTGACCAACATTCTGGACGGAGGCCCTGAAAAGACCAGaagaaggagagaaatag AGTCACTGGTTGTCAGCGACCCGGACTTTAAGGAGGAGGACCCAAACTTCCTGTCCCGCAGTGAGCGCTATGACCAGGCTGTTAGAAAAAGTGCCCAGATGATCCTGAAGCTCAGAGAGTATGGCATTGCAGACCCAGATGAGATCTACTGCTATAAGAA TATGGCTAAAGGCAGCTACCACGAGGCCATGGGGCTTCACTTTGTCATGTTCCTCCCGACCCTGTACAACCAGTGTGACCCTCAACAGTCCAAGAAATGGTTACCTCTGGTAGACTCCGCCCAAGTCTTGGGCACATATGCCCAAACCGAGCTGGGTCACG GCACACACCTCAGGGGGCTGGAGACCACAGCCACATATGACCCAGCCACGCAGGAGTTTGTCATGAACAGTCCCACAATCAGCTCCATCAAATGGTGGCCTGGAGGAC ttGGAAAGACCTCAAACCATGCCATAGTTCTGGCCCAGCTTTACACTCAAGGAAACTGCCACGGTCTGCATGCTTTCATCACACAAATCCGCGACATGACCACACACGTACCCCTGCCAG gTATTGTGGTTGGAGATATCGGCCCCAAGTTTGGCTTTAATGAAGTTGACAACGGCTTCCTGAAACTAGAGAACGTACGAATCCCACGGGATAACATGCTGATGAAATACGCCAAG GTGGAGCCAGATGGAACCTATGTGAAGCCACCAAGTGCCAAGCTGACCTACGGCACCATGGTGTTCATCCGCTCCATGATCGTAGGCGAGTCATCTCGGGCCCTCTCCAAATCCTGCATCATCGCCATCCGCTACAGTGCTGTTCGACACCAGTCTGAAATCCGCAAGGG AGAGCCAGAGCCTCAGATCATGGATTACCAGACGCAGCAGTATAAGCTGTTCCCTCTGCTGGCTACGGCCTATGCTTTCCATTTTGTCGGCCAGTATATGAGACAGACCTACCACCGCATCAGTGGAGACATCAACGAGGGGGACTTCAGTCAACTGCCTGAG CTACATGCCACGTCAGCGGGTCTGAAGGCTTTTACCACGTGGGCAGCCAACTCTGGCATCGAGGTGTGCCGCATGTCATGCGGTGGCCACGGCTACTCTCGCAGCAGCGCCTTGCCGGACATCTACGTCGACTTCACCCCTACATGCACCTACGAAGGGGAGAACACGGTCATGATGCTGCAGACTGCAAG ATACCTGGTGAAGTGCTACCGTCAGGCTAAGGCAGGACAGCAGCTGAGCGGCATTGTGTCATATCTGAATGAAGCAAAGCATCAGAGGGTCCAGCCCCAGCCCGTCGCTGCCAGACCAACCGTGGTCGACATAAACGACCTGGCTACCCTGGTGGAGGTCTACAAACAACGAGCTGCCAT tctAGTTGAGCTGGCAGCTAAGAGCATCCAGCAGGAGTTGCAGCGCAGGAAGAGCCAGGAGGACGCCTGGAACAACAGTGCTATTGACCTGGTCAGAGCCTCAGAT GCCCACTGTCACTATGTTGTCGTGAAGCTCTTTACTGAAAGGCTGGGGGAGATCGGTGACACAGCGATACACTCAGTGCTGTCGACCCTGGCTCTGCTCTACGCCCTGCATGGCATCACAAATAACTCTGGAGACTTCCTACAG GCTGGACTGCTGAATGTGCCCCAGGTGATGCAGGTTTCTACTCGTATCAAGGAGCTGCTGTCCCAACTGAGGCCCAACGCTGTTGCGCTGGTCGATGCCTTTGACGTCCACGACAGGAAGCTGAATTCGGTCCTGGGACGATATGATGGGAACGTCTACGAGAACATGTTCGAGTGGGCTCGCCGCTCACCTTTAAACGCCACAGAG GTCCATGAATCCTTCCACAAGTACCTGAAGCCCCTGCGGGCCAAACTGTGA
- the acox1 gene encoding peroxisomal acyl-coenzyme A oxidase 1 isoform X1, translating to MNPDIMKERQNASFNVEKLTNILDGGPEKTRRRREIESLVVSDPDFKEEDPNFLSRSERYDQAVRKSAQMILKLREYGIADPDEIYCYKNCVHPDRPEPLDLHLGMFLPTLLNQATPEQMDRFFMPAWNLEIIGTYAQTEMGHGTHLRGLETTATYDPATQEFVMNSPTISSIKWWPGGLGKTSNHAIVLAQLYTQGNCHGLHAFITQIRDMTTHVPLPGIVVGDIGPKFGFNEVDNGFLKLENVRIPRDNMLMKYAKVEPDGTYVKPPSAKLTYGTMVFIRSMIVGESSRALSKSCIIAIRYSAVRHQSEIRKGEPEPQIMDYQTQQYKLFPLLATAYAFHFVGQYMRQTYHRISGDINEGDFSQLPELHATSAGLKAFTTWAANSGIEVCRMSCGGHGYSRSSALPDIYVDFTPTCTYEGENTVMMLQTARYLVKCYRQAKAGQQLSGIVSYLNEAKHQRVQPQPVAARPTVVDINDLATLVEVYKQRAAILVELAAKSIQQELQRRKSQEDAWNNSAIDLVRASDAHCHYVVVKLFTERLGEIGDTAIHSVLSTLALLYALHGITNNSGDFLQAGLLNVPQVMQVSTRIKELLSQLRPNAVALVDAFDVHDRKLNSVLGRYDGNVYENMFEWARRSPLNATEVHESFHKYLKPLRAKL from the exons ATGAATCCCGATATTATGAAAGAGCGGCAAAACGCCAGTTTTAACGTCGAGAAACTGACCAACATTCTGGACGGAGGCCCTGAAAAGACCAGaagaaggagagaaatag AGTCACTGGTTGTCAGCGACCCGGACTTTAAGGAGGAGGACCCAAACTTCCTGTCCCGCAGTGAGCGCTATGACCAGGCTGTTAGAAAAAGTGCCCAGATGATCCTGAAGCTCAGAGAGTATGGCATTGCAGACCCAGATGAGATCTACTGCTATAAGAA CTGTGTGCACCCAGACAGGCCAGAGCCCTTGGATCTCCATCTGGGGATGTTCCTGCCCACACTGCTCAACCAGGCCACCCCAGAGCAAATGGACCGTTTCTTCATGCCCGCCTGGAACCTAGAGATCATCGGCACCTACGCTCAGACTGAGATGGGCCACG GCACACACCTCAGGGGGCTGGAGACCACAGCCACATATGACCCAGCCACGCAGGAGTTTGTCATGAACAGTCCCACAATCAGCTCCATCAAATGGTGGCCTGGAGGAC ttGGAAAGACCTCAAACCATGCCATAGTTCTGGCCCAGCTTTACACTCAAGGAAACTGCCACGGTCTGCATGCTTTCATCACACAAATCCGCGACATGACCACACACGTACCCCTGCCAG gTATTGTGGTTGGAGATATCGGCCCCAAGTTTGGCTTTAATGAAGTTGACAACGGCTTCCTGAAACTAGAGAACGTACGAATCCCACGGGATAACATGCTGATGAAATACGCCAAG GTGGAGCCAGATGGAACCTATGTGAAGCCACCAAGTGCCAAGCTGACCTACGGCACCATGGTGTTCATCCGCTCCATGATCGTAGGCGAGTCATCTCGGGCCCTCTCCAAATCCTGCATCATCGCCATCCGCTACAGTGCTGTTCGACACCAGTCTGAAATCCGCAAGGG AGAGCCAGAGCCTCAGATCATGGATTACCAGACGCAGCAGTATAAGCTGTTCCCTCTGCTGGCTACGGCCTATGCTTTCCATTTTGTCGGCCAGTATATGAGACAGACCTACCACCGCATCAGTGGAGACATCAACGAGGGGGACTTCAGTCAACTGCCTGAG CTACATGCCACGTCAGCGGGTCTGAAGGCTTTTACCACGTGGGCAGCCAACTCTGGCATCGAGGTGTGCCGCATGTCATGCGGTGGCCACGGCTACTCTCGCAGCAGCGCCTTGCCGGACATCTACGTCGACTTCACCCCTACATGCACCTACGAAGGGGAGAACACGGTCATGATGCTGCAGACTGCAAG ATACCTGGTGAAGTGCTACCGTCAGGCTAAGGCAGGACAGCAGCTGAGCGGCATTGTGTCATATCTGAATGAAGCAAAGCATCAGAGGGTCCAGCCCCAGCCCGTCGCTGCCAGACCAACCGTGGTCGACATAAACGACCTGGCTACCCTGGTGGAGGTCTACAAACAACGAGCTGCCAT tctAGTTGAGCTGGCAGCTAAGAGCATCCAGCAGGAGTTGCAGCGCAGGAAGAGCCAGGAGGACGCCTGGAACAACAGTGCTATTGACCTGGTCAGAGCCTCAGAT GCCCACTGTCACTATGTTGTCGTGAAGCTCTTTACTGAAAGGCTGGGGGAGATCGGTGACACAGCGATACACTCAGTGCTGTCGACCCTGGCTCTGCTCTACGCCCTGCATGGCATCACAAATAACTCTGGAGACTTCCTACAG GCTGGACTGCTGAATGTGCCCCAGGTGATGCAGGTTTCTACTCGTATCAAGGAGCTGCTGTCCCAACTGAGGCCCAACGCTGTTGCGCTGGTCGATGCCTTTGACGTCCACGACAGGAAGCTGAATTCGGTCCTGGGACGATATGATGGGAACGTCTACGAGAACATGTTCGAGTGGGCTCGCCGCTCACCTTTAAACGCCACAGAG GTCCATGAATCCTTCCACAAGTACCTGAAGCCCCTGCGGGCCAAACTGTGA